The following are encoded together in the Dioscorea cayenensis subsp. rotundata cultivar TDr96_F1 unplaced genomic scaffold, TDr96_F1_v2_PseudoChromosome.rev07_lg8_w22 25.fasta BLBR01001137.1, whole genome shotgun sequence genome:
- the LOC120255693 gene encoding FCS-Like Zinc finger 17-like translates to MATYTITLTSKTIFLLLIDSISGDPPTMLLETKVLSPKSPLERDPLSPKIWKNRDSEVVGLAIVTSLEKMGLEHTTINIESICNHSIKSFDEAEETPNFPALDFLDTCYLCSKRLEGKDIYMYRGEKAFCSKECRYQQIISDEGQEKCSYASLRRLGGAVSSSSDSDKLFFTDTITT, encoded by the exons ATGGCAACATACACCATTACTCTAACCTCCAAAAccatcttcctcctcctcatcgATTCAATCTCCGGCGATCCTCCGACGATGCTTCTCGAAACAAAAGTTTTAAGTCCAAAAAGTCCATTAGAGCGCGATCCATTATCTcccaaaatttggaaaaatcgCGACTCTGAAGTTGTTGGACTAGCCATTGTGACTTCCCTCGAAAAAATGGGACTCGAGCACACAACAATCAACATCGAATCAATTTGCAATCACTCTATAAAAAGCTTCGATGAAGCCGAAGAAACTCCGAATTTTCCGGCATTAGATTTCCTCGACACATGCTACTTGTGTAGCAAAAGATTGGAAGGCAAAGACATCTATATGTATAG AGGTGAGAAGGCATTTTGTAGCAAAGAATGTCGATATCAACAAATAATAAGTGATGAAGGTCAAGAGAAATGTAGTTATGCTTCTTTGAGAAGGTTAGGCGGCGCCGTCTCGAGTTCATCGGATTCTGATAAACTATTCTTTACCGACACAATCACAACTTAA